Below is a genomic region from Microbacterium sp. KUDC0406.
GGCAAGCAGGCGCTGTTCGACACGGTGCTGCGCGACGAACTGGCGAAGCTCGCTCGCGACGTCCCCGTCGAGTCGTTCGCGACGGAGGACCTGGGGGACTACGCCGGCCGGGTCTACGACTATCACCGGACGCATCCGGAGCTCGGCCGGCTGCTGCGGTGGGAGGGGCTGGCCTTCGACGGCGAGGTGCCCGATGAAGAGCTGCGGCGTGATCACTACGAGTACAAGACGGCCGCGGTGCGGGACGGGCAGGAGAAGGGAGTCGTGAGCGGTGAGTTCGAGGCCGACCACCTGATGTTCCTCGTGCTCTCGCTCGCCGGATGGTGGGCCGCGGTGCCGCAGGTCGCGCGGATGATCGCCGGCGAGGCATCGGAAGCCGAGCACGCGCGTCGCCGCGCGTCGGTCGTCGCCGCGGCGCGCAGGCTGGGGCGGCCCTGAGGCGGGCGGATGGGATCAGGCGCCGAGCGGGTGGTCGTCGAAAGCGGCGTCCATACCCACCTTCGGCCCCGGGTCGTCCTCCGCGAGCGCGCGATTCGTCGTGAACCTCCACCCCA
It encodes:
- a CDS encoding TetR family transcriptional regulator, which codes for MAWDVEGTKRAILDAAIAEFAAHGPDGTTVERIAKAAGVNKERVYNYFGGKQALFDTVLRDELAKLARDVPVESFATEDLGDYAGRVYDYHRTHPELGRLLRWEGLAFDGEVPDEELRRDHYEYKTAAVRDGQEKGVVSGEFEADHLMFLVLSLAGWWAAVPQVARMIAGEASEAEHARRRASVVAAARRLGRP